One Candidatus Planktophila limnetica DNA segment encodes these proteins:
- a CDS encoding inorganic diphosphatase — protein MIFDVVVEIPAGSRNKYEIDHRTGEVRLDRMLFTATRFPHDYGFVKNTLSNDGDPLDALVMLDEPTFPGCVVSCRVIGMFRMTDEKGGDDKLLCVAAGDIRKSSLTDLKDVPMYELEEIKHFFEVYKTLEPGKEVHGGEWVGHDAAELEINASYKRYQDSH, from the coding sequence GTGATATTCGATGTCGTTGTAGAAATTCCTGCAGGTAGTCGCAACAAATATGAAATCGATCATCGCACAGGAGAAGTTCGACTCGATCGAATGCTCTTCACAGCAACTCGCTTTCCACATGATTATGGTTTCGTGAAAAACACACTCTCAAATGATGGCGATCCACTCGATGCGCTAGTCATGCTCGATGAACCAACATTTCCTGGCTGTGTTGTTTCATGTCGAGTCATCGGAATGTTTCGTATGACTGATGAAAAAGGTGGCGATGACAAACTTCTCTGTGTTGCAGCCGGTGATATCCGCAAATCAAGTTTGACTGATCTTAAAGATGTTCCGATGTATGAATTAGAAGAAATTAAGCACTTCTTTGAAGTCTATAAAACCCTAGAACCAGGCAAAGAAGTCCACGGCGGAGAATGGGTTGGCCACGACGCCGCAGAGCTTGAAATCAACGCGTCATATAAGAGATATCAGGATTCACATTAA
- the orn gene encoding oligoribonuclease, translating into MALEHPHLIWIDCEMTGLDLEKDVLVEIAVLVTDSELNVIGDGVDVVIKATDAQLAAMNEYVTDMHTASGLITEIPQGISVADAQAQVLAYLIASGAAEGKSPLAGNSVSVDRSFITRDMPALNNFLHYRTIDVSSVKELSRRWFPRVYFAAPAKTGNHRALGDIKDSIAELKYYREAVFVAAPGPESAQLKEIADRIGG; encoded by the coding sequence ATGGCACTTGAGCACCCGCATCTGATCTGGATTGATTGTGAGATGACGGGCCTAGACCTCGAAAAAGACGTTTTGGTCGAAATTGCCGTCCTTGTCACCGATAGCGAACTCAACGTTATCGGCGATGGAGTAGACGTTGTCATCAAAGCAACTGATGCGCAGTTGGCTGCGATGAATGAATACGTAACAGATATGCACACTGCTTCCGGATTAATCACCGAGATCCCTCAAGGAATTTCTGTGGCCGATGCGCAAGCACAAGTGCTTGCATACCTGATTGCATCAGGAGCTGCCGAAGGTAAGTCGCCACTGGCTGGAAACTCTGTAAGCGTTGATCGCTCATTTATCACCCGCGATATGCCCGCGTTAAATAACTTCTTGCACTATCGCACCATCGATGTGTCTTCGGTTAAAGAGTTATCACGCCGTTGGTTTCCGCGAGTTTATTTCGCAGCCCCTGCAAAGACAGGCAATCATCGCGCCCTTGGCGACATTAAAGATTCGATTGCTGAGTTGAAGTACTACCGAGAAGCAGTATTTGTTGCAGCCCCTGGCCCAGAGTCCGCACAATTAAAGGAGATAGCCGATCGCATTGGCGGGTAG
- the pstC gene encoding phosphate ABC transporter permease subunit PstC: MNTSAPTLPPKREITTVPRFSDKVFRGIVTAGGLSSLVILALIAFFLVYNGIDVFRSEGLKFLTGFDWIDASTEEGLLAQYGVGAMLYGTLVIGFLAVLFGVPIAVGAALFLSYYAPDWIKKPMVVVVDVMAAIPSVVFGLWGFFILMPHAEYWAKLLHKYFSFIPFFDMPAPAYSRSPFIAGLVLAIMIIPIVTSISREIFAQTPLDRIQAAYALGATKWSMIKAVVFPYGAGGIVGGAMLGLGRALGETVAVYTVLNLVYDIRIEVLLSAGGSVASMIVNKFGEADAPELRALMAAGFVLFLVTLLVNFIANIIINRTARKG, translated from the coding sequence GTGAACACATCCGCACCGACCTTGCCGCCAAAGCGCGAGATCACCACGGTCCCACGATTTTCGGACAAAGTTTTTCGCGGAATTGTTACAGCTGGTGGTTTATCTTCGCTAGTTATTCTCGCACTTATTGCATTTTTCTTAGTTTATAACGGTATAGATGTTTTTAGATCTGAGGGCTTAAAATTCTTAACTGGTTTTGATTGGATAGATGCTTCAACTGAAGAAGGATTACTTGCGCAATATGGAGTTGGCGCAATGTTATATGGAACATTAGTAATTGGCTTTTTAGCTGTTTTATTCGGTGTTCCAATTGCAGTTGGAGCCGCACTATTTCTTTCTTACTATGCACCTGATTGGATTAAGAAGCCAATGGTTGTCGTAGTTGACGTAATGGCTGCGATTCCTTCAGTCGTATTTGGCTTGTGGGGATTTTTCATTTTGATGCCACACGCCGAATACTGGGCGAAACTTCTACATAAATATTTTAGTTTTATCCCATTTTTTGACATGCCTGCACCGGCGTATTCGAGATCTCCATTTATTGCAGGACTCGTCCTTGCGATCATGATTATTCCAATTGTTACTTCAATCTCCCGTGAAATATTTGCGCAGACGCCGCTGGATCGAATTCAAGCTGCATACGCACTCGGTGCCACAAAGTGGTCAATGATAAAAGCAGTTGTATTTCCATATGGCGCTGGTGGAATCGTTGGTGGAGCAATGCTCGGCTTAGGTCGTGCACTTGGCGAAACTGTGGCTGTGTATACGGTACTCAACCTCGTTTATGACATTCGTATCGAAGTATTGCTCAGCGCAGGTGGTTCAGTTGCATCGATGATTGTGAATAAATTTGGTGAAGCAGACGCTCCTGAATTAAGAGCTTTGATGGCGGCAGGCTTTGTTTTATTCCTGGTCACACTTCTCGTCAACTTCATTGCAAACATTATTATCAATAGAACAGCGAGAAAGGGCTGA
- the pstA gene encoding phosphate ABC transporter permease PstA, which translates to MSISLAPEVLPKKPWQPTFKRVLPDLFGALLTALSTVLIVAITPLKGKLGFSLTLIAMALVFSVLISGIRKDKKAAFNSVSTVFVYIAATFVLIPLFSILYEIYSRGVGALTWGIFTKDMSLSSADAPVSEGGLLHAIIGTLYLVAIATLISAPIGLLTALYIVEVKGRAAGLVRFFVQAMSGVPSIVAGLFIYAVWMIGLGNSYNAGAGAAALAILMIPTVARTSEEVLKLIPSDLREAGLALGATQWRTVAMIILPAARSGLITAIILGIARVAGETAPLLLTIGGADAINLNPFSGNSSALPYYVWKNLSLGNPESIERAWAGVMVLMLLVFVFFTLARYFSGKRAGR; encoded by the coding sequence ATGTCGATTTCACTCGCACCAGAGGTTCTTCCTAAGAAACCGTGGCAGCCAACTTTTAAGAGAGTTCTGCCTGATTTATTTGGCGCTTTACTTACTGCGCTCAGCACTGTTCTGATCGTCGCAATAACGCCACTTAAAGGAAAACTTGGTTTTTCTCTTACTTTAATTGCCATGGCACTCGTCTTCTCTGTGCTGATTAGTGGAATCAGAAAAGATAAGAAAGCAGCATTTAACTCTGTGAGTACTGTCTTTGTATATATCGCAGCAACTTTCGTTTTAATCCCGCTATTTTCAATTTTGTATGAGATTTATTCTCGCGGAGTAGGTGCCCTGACATGGGGAATTTTTACAAAAGATATGTCTCTCTCATCAGCAGATGCTCCGGTCTCCGAAGGCGGACTCTTACACGCGATTATTGGCACCTTGTATTTAGTTGCAATTGCAACGCTTATCAGTGCACCAATTGGTTTGCTTACCGCGCTTTACATCGTTGAAGTAAAGGGCAGGGCAGCAGGATTGGTGCGATTCTTTGTTCAAGCAATGAGCGGGGTTCCTTCAATCGTTGCAGGTCTATTTATTTATGCGGTTTGGATGATTGGCTTGGGCAATAGCTATAACGCAGGTGCTGGCGCAGCTGCACTTGCAATCTTGATGATTCCAACAGTGGCGCGCACCTCTGAAGAAGTATTAAAACTTATACCTTCGGATTTGCGCGAAGCAGGTTTGGCTCTTGGCGCAACACAATGGCGCACTGTTGCCATGATTATTCTTCCTGCAGCTCGCAGTGGATTGATCACAGCCATCATCCTTGGAATTGCACGAGTTGCTGGTGAAACAGCACCGCTATTACTCACTATTGGTGGAGCCGATGCAATTAACTTGAATCCATTTAGTGGAAATAGTTCGGCGCTGCCTTACTACGTCTGGAAAAACCTGTCACTCGGTAACCCAGAGTCAATTGAACGCGCATGGGCGGGCGTTATGGTCTTGATGCTCCTCGTCTTCGTATTCTTCACCTTGGCGAGATACTTCAGTGGCAAGAGGGCGGGACGTTGA
- a CDS encoding phosphate ABC transporter ATP-binding protein: MNDVHVSSLADVATSHASKKQPGTAVLGTGLEARGVHAWFGKKHVLEDISLDFFPGTVTALIGPSGCGKSTFIRILNRMHEFIPTAALAGEVLLEGKDIYESGTDVTKIRLRIGMVFQKPNPFPSMTIKENVLSGLRLAQLKVSGEDELLESCLRRAGLWEEVKDRLGEYGGALSGGQQQRLCIARSLAVNPQVLLMDEPCSALDPGSTLRIEETIRELSSTMTIVIVTHNMQQAARVSDYTGFFLSDGGPGRLIESAPTSQIFSNPKEKRTEDYVTGRFG, encoded by the coding sequence ATGAATGATGTCCACGTGAGTTCATTGGCTGATGTTGCCACTAGTCATGCGAGCAAAAAACAGCCAGGCACAGCTGTTCTGGGCACTGGTTTAGAAGCTCGCGGAGTACACGCTTGGTTTGGAAAGAAGCACGTTCTTGAAGATATTTCTCTTGATTTCTTTCCTGGAACAGTAACAGCGCTCATCGGTCCATCTGGTTGTGGAAAATCTACTTTTATTCGAATCCTAAACAGAATGCATGAATTCATTCCAACAGCTGCCCTTGCCGGAGAGGTCTTGCTGGAAGGAAAAGATATTTATGAATCCGGAACAGATGTAACAAAGATTCGGTTGCGCATCGGCATGGTTTTTCAAAAGCCCAACCCTTTTCCTTCGATGACTATTAAAGAGAACGTTCTTTCTGGCCTGCGCTTAGCACAGCTAAAGGTTTCTGGTGAAGATGAGTTACTCGAAAGTTGTTTACGTCGCGCAGGATTGTGGGAGGAAGTAAAGGATCGTTTAGGCGAATACGGTGGAGCTCTCTCTGGTGGACAACAACAACGCCTCTGCATTGCACGTTCACTCGCCGTAAATCCACAGGTGTTACTCATGGATGAGCCATGTTCGGCACTTGACCCTGGTTCAACTCTTCGCATCGAAGAGACTATTCGCGAGCTCTCATCGACCATGACAATCGTTATCGTTACTCACAACATGCAGCAAGCAGCACGAGTCTCTGATTACACGGGCTTCTTTTTATCCGATGGTGGTCCTGGACGCTTGATTGAGAGCGCACCGACATCTCAGATTTTCTCTAATCCAAAAGAGAAGCGAACAGAGGATTACGTAACAGGTCGATTCGGCTAA
- a CDS encoding substrate-binding domain-containing protein, with product MKSRKRLTVVAIATSFLFVSASPAFAGSINGSGATFAAPLVDACKGDFTKDTGHTVNYSGGGSGKGRSDFTGNLVDFANSDAPYSSGAPANLIYAPVYAAPIAIMYNLPTIKEPIYLSPASVAKIFSGYITNWDAPEIAADNERVVTTPIFETKKITTTNKGKKVTKTVPVLDSKGKPKIKSYSTKTINIDLPKQQITVWYRTDSSGTSENFTRFLKGANATNPDTRIWPKAQNTTFANGTPNNISTFFNFQGASGSAAISAGVAGKVGSITYSELSYATDNKLPVAFIQNANGEFVGPDAAGTSTFLGGGTINDNGTVSVDFVKKIPGAYPIGTTSYALAYSSGKSAEKQQVVASFLTYMLEKCASKYPEKGFAQITGPLATKAKEQIAKIK from the coding sequence ATGAAATCTCGCAAGAGACTGACAGTCGTAGCAATCGCTACATCATTTTTATTCGTATCGGCTTCCCCAGCTTTTGCAGGTTCGATAAATGGCAGCGGTGCCACATTTGCGGCTCCGCTTGTAGATGCATGTAAGGGTGACTTTACAAAAGACACTGGTCACACAGTTAACTATTCTGGTGGCGGATCCGGTAAGGGTCGCTCAGATTTCACCGGCAACCTCGTTGATTTTGCCAACTCAGATGCACCGTATTCTTCAGGCGCACCAGCTAACTTAATCTACGCACCTGTGTACGCAGCGCCAATTGCAATTATGTATAACTTGCCAACTATCAAGGAGCCAATTTATTTGAGCCCAGCTTCAGTTGCAAAGATTTTTTCTGGCTACATCACAAACTGGGATGCACCAGAAATCGCAGCTGATAACGAGCGTGTTGTGACGACTCCAATCTTCGAAACAAAGAAGATCACAACAACAAACAAGGGTAAAAAAGTAACTAAGACTGTTCCTGTTCTTGATTCAAAAGGAAAGCCAAAGATCAAGAGCTACAGCACAAAGACAATCAACATTGATCTTCCAAAGCAACAGATCACAGTCTGGTACCGCACAGATTCATCAGGAACATCTGAAAACTTCACACGCTTCCTCAAGGGTGCAAATGCCACAAACCCAGATACTCGTATCTGGCCTAAGGCACAGAACACAACATTTGCTAATGGAACACCAAATAACATCTCAACATTCTTTAACTTCCAAGGTGCTTCAGGTTCAGCAGCGATTTCAGCTGGTGTGGCTGGCAAAGTTGGTTCAATCACATACAGCGAATTGAGCTATGCAACTGATAACAAGTTGCCAGTAGCTTTCATTCAAAATGCAAATGGTGAGTTTGTAGGACCTGATGCAGCTGGTACGTCAACTTTCCTTGGTGGCGGAACAATTAACGACAATGGAACAGTTTCAGTGGACTTTGTAAAGAAGATTCCTGGTGCATATCCAATCGGTACAACTTCCTATGCTTTGGCTTATTCATCTGGCAAGAGCGCAGAGAAGCAGCAAGTTGTTGCCTCTTTCCTAACATATATGTTAGAAAAGTGTGCATCAAAGTACCCAGAAAAGGGCTTTGCACAAATCACTGGTCCACTTGCAACTAAGGCAAAAGAGCAGATTGCAAAGATCAAGTAA